The Desulforegulaceae bacterium genome includes a window with the following:
- a CDS encoding outer membrane protein transport protein gives MRKLIFSLIITMVFFSAANVHANLVDTFGIGSRAMALGGAYTANASDPFAGHYNPAGLTQIESMTVAFGTAIMAPNLKARNYTVQKNNEVIMGGPGVNVRDESDNLLVPHLGFAMPINSKWAFGISAYAPYGLHLKWDRTNTSANPTAFNSYESWYQRVAVTPAVAYKVNEKLSLGFGVVLGRSESGTYQNLYDLYQKGITGSSHGDLTDDLNYSFNFGVMYKPVEKITLGLTYRSKADADFSGDLELKNLSDNEKKLINDTLCSKEGLHDAHTNNNFKSKIRLEDVNHPAQVQAGIRYEPHKRVSFEADIVWTNWSDVKQQTVKIKDKYIQGLLETDEQVHPRDWVSTRQVRVGLEYLLTDMFTLRCGFFYDPTPVPDDTFDIVWPDADKKTYSVGLGVNLGSWTLDGTFVYISTEKDIILGGESKNLNHTYGDNARVTADAEAKIFGYSLTATYEF, from the coding sequence ATGAGAAAGTTAATTTTCTCTTTAATTATAACAATGGTTTTCTTTTCCGCTGCCAATGTTCATGCCAATTTGGTTGACACCTTTGGTATTGGTTCAAGGGCAATGGCATTGGGTGGAGCATATACGGCCAATGCATCAGATCCTTTTGCGGGTCACTATAACCCTGCAGGACTTACCCAGATTGAATCAATGACTGTAGCCTTTGGAACTGCAATTATGGCTCCTAATCTTAAAGCCAGGAATTATACAGTTCAAAAAAACAATGAAGTCATTATGGGCGGACCCGGAGTAAATGTAAGAGATGAATCAGACAACCTTTTGGTTCCCCATCTTGGTTTTGCAATGCCCATTAACTCAAAGTGGGCTTTTGGAATCTCAGCCTATGCTCCCTATGGGCTTCATCTTAAATGGGATCGTACAAATACATCGGCAAACCCAACTGCATTCAACTCTTATGAGTCCTGGTACCAAAGAGTTGCAGTTACTCCTGCAGTTGCATATAAGGTAAATGAAAAGCTTTCTCTTGGATTTGGAGTGGTTTTAGGTCGCTCAGAGTCAGGCACTTATCAGAATTTATATGATCTTTATCAAAAAGGAATTACAGGTTCTTCCCATGGTGATCTTACAGATGATCTAAACTATTCATTTAACTTTGGTGTGATGTATAAGCCTGTTGAAAAAATTACCCTTGGTCTTACATATAGAAGTAAGGCAGACGCTGATTTTTCTGGTGATCTTGAATTGAAAAACCTTTCTGATAATGAGAAAAAGCTTATTAATGATACTTTGTGTAGTAAAGAAGGTCTTCACGATGCTCATACAAACAACAATTTTAAGTCCAAGATTAGACTTGAGGATGTGAATCACCCAGCTCAGGTTCAGGCTGGAATCAGATATGAGCCTCATAAAAGAGTAAGTTTTGAAGCTGATATTGTGTGGACAAACTGGTCTGATGTTAAACAGCAGACTGTAAAAATTAAAGATAAGTATATCCAAGGACTTTTGGAGACAGATGAACAAGTACACCCAAGGGATTGGGTAAGTACAAGGCAGGTAAGAGTTGGTCTTGAATATCTTTTAACAGATATGTTTACTTTAAGATGCGGGTTCTTTTATGATCCTACCCCGGTTCCTGACGATACTTTTGATATTGTCTGGCCTGATGCAGATAAAAAAACATATTCTGTTGGTCTTGGAGTAAACCTTGGCAGCTGGACATTGGACGGAACATTTGTATATATTTCCACTGAAAAGGATATAATTCTTGGGGGAGAAAGTAAAAACCTGAACCATACTTATGGTGATAATGCCCGTGTAACAGCAGATGCAGAAGCTAAAATTTTTGGTTATAGTTTGACTGCCACCTACGAATTCTAA